From a single Rutidosis leptorrhynchoides isolate AG116_Rl617_1_P2 chromosome 5, CSIRO_AGI_Rlap_v1, whole genome shotgun sequence genomic region:
- the LOC139846707 gene encoding beta-amylase 3, chloroplastic, with translation MALTLRSSTSFLNLKYIKTIKTLDDFSATISFTQIKPTRRLRAKNSLQDAQITRDDQKMISPFDHGLFDEQKEKYYSLSSGHQVENNSRVPVYVMLPLDTVTLSGHLNKPKAMNASLMALKSAGVEGVMVDVWWGLVEKDGPMKYNWDGYVELVNMVQKHGLKLQAVMSFHQCGGNVGDSCSIPLPPWVLEEINHNPDLVYTDRSGRRNPEYISLGCDSVPVLKGRTPIQVYSDFMRSFQQKFKSYLGNVVVEIQVGMGPCGELRYPSYPESNGTWRFPGIGEFQCYDKYMKASLEATADANGNKDWGTSGPHDSGQYNQFPEDTGFFRREGTWDTDYGRFFMEWYSGKLVEHGDKILGSADSIFRGTGTKLSGKVAGIHWHYKTRSHAAELTAGYYNTRNSDGYLPIARMLAKYDVVFNFTCMEMRDNEQPEHANCSPEGLVKQVKSAVIIAGIELAGENALERYDSGAYGQVLATSRSDSGNGLCAFTFLRLNKRLFEAENWRQLVNFVRSMSEGGRVKLPEHDSSRTDLYVRFVDLKLKEDKEIVLV, from the exons ATGGCTTTAACTCTTCGTTCTTCTACATCCTTTTTAAATCTGAAATATATCAAGACAATAAAAACCCTTGACGATTTCTCCGCCACCATTAGTTTTACACAAATCAAACCTACACGTCGTTTAAGAGCCAAAAATTCGTTACAAGATGCTCAAATAACGCGCGATGATCAAAAGATGATATCGCCATTCGATCATGGTTTGTTCGATGAACAAAAAGAAAAATATTACTCTTTATCAAGTGGTCATCAAGTAGAAAACAACTCAAGGGTGCCTGTTTATGTTATGTTGCCTCTTGATACGGTTACATTAAGTGGCCATTTGAACAAACCTAAAGCGATGAACGCGAGTTTAATGGCGTTAAAAAGCGCAGGAGTTGAAGGTGTAATGGTTGATGTTTGGTGGGGCCTAGTTGAAAAAGATGGACCAATGAAGTATAATTGGGATGGGTATGTTGAACTTGTGAACATGGTTCAAAAACATGGATTAAAGCTTCAAGCTGTTATGTCTTTTCATCAGTGTGGAGGCAATGTTGGAGACTCATGCAG CATCCCGTTACCACCATGGGTTCTTGAAGAAATCAACCACAACCCCGATCTCGTCTACACCGATCGATCTGGCCGTAGAAACCCCGAGTACATCTCTTTAGGTTGTGACTCGGTTCCGGTCCTTAAAGGAAGAACTCCTATTCAAGTTTATTCGGATTTCATGAGAAGTTTTCAACAAAAATTCAAAAGTTACCTTGGAAATGTTGTTGTG GAAATCCAAGTGGGTATGGGCCCATGTGGTGAGCTAAGATATCCATCTTATCCAGAAAGTAATGGGACGTGGAGGTTTCCAGGAATAGGTGAATTCCAATGTTATGACAAG TACATGAAAGCCTCACTAGAAGCAACAGCAGATGCAAATGGAAACAAAGATTGGGGAACTAGTGGGCCCCATGATTCCGGCCAGTACAATCAGTTCCCGGAGGACACCGGCTTTTTCCGGCGAGAAGGTACATGGGACACCGATTACGGCCGGTTTTTCATGGAATGGTATTCAGGTAAACTAGTCGAACACGGTGACAAAATCTTAGGTTCGGCAGACAGCATATTCCGAGGAACCGGAACAAAACTTTCCGGCAAAGTTGCCGGAATTCATTGGCATTACAAAACTAGGTCACATGCTGCTGAATTAACGGCCGGATATTATAACACTAGAAATTCAGATGGGTATTTACCCATTGCTAGAATGTTAGCTAAATACGACGTCGTATTTAATTTTACGTGCATGGAAATGAGGGATAATGAGCAACCAGAACATGCAAATTGTTCGCCTGAGGGTTTAGTAAAGCAGGTGAAGTCAGCGGTTATAATTGCCGGAATCGAATTAGCGGGTGAAAATGCGTTAGAACGATACGATAGTGGTGCGTACGGACAAGTTTTGGCTACGAGTAGATCGGATTCAGGGAACGGGTTATGTGCATTTACCTTTTTGAGATTGAATAAGCGGTTGTTTGAGGCGGAGAATTGGCGGCAATTGGTGAATTTTGTTCGGAGTATGTCGGAAGGTGGACGGGTGAAGTTGCCGGAACATGATTCGAGTAGAACTGATCTTTATGTTCGGTTTGTTGATCTTAAGTTGAAGGAGGATAAAGAGATTGTATTGGTGTag
- the LOC139846653 gene encoding uncharacterized protein, whose product MSNIPISPFTPKASNNQSQSKQSFFADNKHIRYQPINQGIWVKIDHNKQNSPSKNPNPNYNNQQNPTHLVRSKSGLNHHSTRLNSSYNQLYNNFKIRESATNLINRYGKPFPDANNSKTNQLPKPIDKSRITSYLFHNFPEHWCSTDLWDVFKKYGNIHEVYIPRKTLKNGRKFGFVRFLDVPDYHKDSLARRLSLIVAGDNLLKVYKARDPEGKKQAPQPNNAKSGSRNNVKVAFNSPVDERNFKEVVLNKQATNYGIPSIKVNSNDDLIQILGQAVIAKVKDLEFLEYFNEICESENLGGFTIKYLGGHDLMLIFEEPNPALDLINNSEHPLWKWLEDINPWDPEIYKTSGRLVYVNIFGVPITCWLESTFIDIAKNWGEVIETFNCSITNENNQDLSHGSVIIKTNNFSPINGQVIINPGDVNQSKAYIIEVQNFSMFNTYGDIDNSSNWDDEILSDDHISDEESHLDCENRVEGNAEKTTRNNNHDPTPPHQTSSNSSKRMDTRPFNNNADNQSLQSPSISKPINHFDTTNPHTHNPSNPETVLNNTSSTKETSPSNETDPIEPPPIPDFNTARPYNTTSYQPKPKTIPLESTVITQPITTNTPPSPPREDTLAIPQPNTVINGPSNQVNDTPVTPSHISGKSNMDSSPQHILTNDLCSPIVTQEHADSVPETLPHHTTNDTPCTTPLNPQSNSPLNFMPAPNATQQTNSDPFNLEPLLYTGKEISKKRKISSTIAKPIIKSKNTSQNPDFKRPRSNMLYIKHLARSGQKLRISQLAKRCKSSSNGGGSTSYFSKGSHMDMVHNKKTKKTGSTSSKSLDTFEFGKSIGIRRNNP is encoded by the coding sequence ATGTCAAACATACCGATATCCCCTTTTACACCAAAAGCATCGAACAACCAATCCCAGTCGAAACAATCTTTCTTTGCTGATAACAAGCATATCCGATATCAGCCTATCAATCAGGGTATTTGGGTTAAAATTGATCATAATAAGCAAAACTCACCTtcaaaaaaccctaaccctaattacaATAACCAGCAGAATCCAACCCACCTTGTCCGATCCAAATCTGGTCTCAATCATCACTCGACAAGGTTAAACTCATCCTACAATCAATTATACAACAACTTCAAAATACGGGAATCAGCCACCAACCTTATCAATCGTTATGGCAAGCCTTTTCCAGATGCGAATAATTCTAAAACAAATCAATTGCCAAAACCGATCGACAAGTCTAGAATTACTTCATACCTCTTCCACAACTTTCCCGAACACTGGTGTTCAACGGACTTATGGGATGTTTTCAAAAAATATGGCAATATCCACGAGGTTTACATCCCCAGGAAGACCTTAAAAAACGGAAGGAAGTTTGGTTTTGTTAGATTCTTAGACGTTCCAGATTACCACAAAGATTCTCTTGCGAGGAGACTAAGTCTCATTGTTGCGGGTGACAATTTACTCAAAGTATACAAGGCCCGTGATCCCGAAGGAAAGAAACAAGCTCCACAGCCTAACAATGCAAAATCGGGTTCTAGGAACAATGTTAAGGTTGCATTTAACTCACCTGTAGACGAAAGGAATTTCAAAGAAGTGGTCCTAAACAAGCAGGCTACAAACTACGGCATCCCCTCGATTAAGGTAAATTCTAATGATGATCTTATCCAAATACTTGGTCAAGCGGTTATTGCCAAAGTTAAAGATCTTGAATTCCTTGAATATTTTAATGAAATATGTGAAAGTGAAAACCTTGGTGGGTTTACTATCAAATACCTGGGCGGGCATGATCTAATGCTTATATTTGAGGAACCCAACCCGGCCCTAGACTTGATTAACAATTCGGAACACCCATTATGGAAATGGCTTGAAGATATAAACCCATGGGATCCCGAAATTTACAAAACCTCTGGTAGACTTGTTTATGTTAACATATTCGGGGTACCTATTACTTGTTGGTTAGAATCCACATTCATTGACATAGCAAAAAATTGGGGCGAGGTAATTGAAACGTTTAATTGCTCTATAACCAATGAGAACAACCAAGATTTATCGCATGGCTCGGTAATTATCAAAACAAACAATTTCTCACCGATAAACGGCCAAGTTATTATCAACCCCGGTGACGTCAATCAATCTAAGGCTTACATCATTGAAGTTCAAAACTTTTCTATGTTTAACACTTATGGTGATATCGATAATTCGTCGAATTGGGATGATGAAATTCTTTCGGACGATCACATTTCTGACGAAGAGTCCCACTTGGATTGTGAAAATCGAGTTGAAGGAAACGCTGAAAAGACCACCCGTAACAACAACCACGATCCCACGCCTCCTCACCAAACCTCCTCTAATTCCTCTAAACGAATGGATACTCGTCCCTTTAATAATAATGCCGATAACCAATCTCTCCAATCTCCTAGCATATCGAAACCCATCAACCACTTTGACACCACAAACCCTCACACCCATAATCCTTCCAATCCCGAAACTGTTTTAAATAATACTAGCTCTACAAAAGAAACTAGCCCATCGAATGAAACTGATCCAATTGAACCACCTCCTATTCCTGATTTTAATACAGCAAGGCCATATAATACCACCTCATATCAACCAAAACCAAAAACCATCCCTTTGGAGTCCACTGTAATCACGCAGCCCATTACCACCAATACCCCCCCAAGCCCACCAAGAGAGGATACCCTTGCAATCCCGCAGCCCAACACTGTTATTAACGGCCCATCGAATCAAGTAAATGATACCCCTGTTACACCTAGCCACATCTCGGGTAAATCTAATATGGACAGCTCACCTCAACACATTCTAACAAATGATTTATGCTCACCAATAGTGACACAAGAACATGCAGATTCTGTTCCCGAAACCCTCCCTCACCATACCACAAACGACACCCCCTGTACTACCCCTTTAAACCCTCAATCCAACTCTCCATTAAATTTTATGCCTGCCCCTAACGCTACACAACAAACAAATTCCGATCCTTTCAACCTCGAACCTTTACTTTATACGGGTAAAGAAATTTCTAAAAAGAGAAAAATTTCTAGCACCATCGCCAAACCTATCATTAAGTCAAAAAACACCTCTCAAAACCCAGATTTTAAAAGACCTAGATCCAATATGCTTTACATCAAACATCTAGCTAGAAGTGGCCAAAAGCTTAGAATCTCTCAACTGGCTAAACGTTGTAAGTCCTCGTCTAACGGTGGTGGTAGCACATCCTACTTCTCGAAGGGATCTCATATGGACATGGTACATAACAAAAAGACTAAAAAGACAGGTTCTACCTCTAGCAAAAGCTTGGATACGTTCGAATTCGGGAAAAGCATCGGGATTCGTCGCAACAACCCATGA
- the LOC139850087 gene encoding uncharacterized protein, producing MCTISLNIRGIGQTGKISWLKRICYKEKPSILGLQETKCGQTRDNTIESFWGNSDFKFVQKDSDGASGGILTIWDTNIFSFNYAIEGEFFLAICGTWAGHDSEIAFINVYGPHSHSKKLRLWSELSSLTNSLNIPHIVFGDFNEVRNKTERMNTEYNLNWADNFNNFINNSGLIDLPLGGKRFTRICEKTMKFSKLDRFLISDGIFTIWPNTSSKTLDRDLSDHCPIILRNNLLDSGPKPIRVFDTWLDLKDADTIIEKAWLIPISGNRPDCIFRNKLKNVKLELKKHSNQLDNLDSQIRDHLTECSYYKILTKILSNRLAMVIHKIIGSEQTAFLKGRNILDSVLIANEIIDELKRKKQKGLIFKVDFEKAFDCIEWDFLFKTMHFMGFGPKWIGFIRACLWSSSISVLINGSPTKEFSPERGIRQGDPISPFLFIIVAEGLNILVKRALANGHLQGLKIGHDNLNITHLQYADDTIFFGEWNKRNAKYISKLLKCFENISGLKVNFRKSKLYGIGTSTTETEQMACYMNCSAGHTPFSYLGLPIGVPTSHASSWQPIVEKFDKRLSDWAAKSISFGGRLTTIKSILSSIPLYYFSLFHAPSAILKILESKRRKFFWGGSSNDNKINWIKWDQIILPYDCGGLNVGSLFAKNISLLCRTIWKEIIKAGKVADNIGTTFTSSISKRIGNGTSISFWHDIWIGSECLKDTFHRLFMLESRKEATVADRIMNVNSTSIGNWDWSRPPSGRAKDYLTELNNLITSVIISDRPDSWKCSLDTSGIYTSAALSNLINKLKYGTNSRNLSLPQNKFVPQKIFIFSWRAVQQKIPVRSELDKKGIDLHTILCPLCEHQIETIDHALLNCQKVSSIWIQFLDWWNQNNIRISNINDAIISDQGISNNSIGSSIWQAAKWIACYIIWKHRNLKIFSGKIWNPAVIISEIQSQSFSWISNRSRKKTPIDWHQWLLNPSFYVSPPSNRIGVG from the exons ATGTGTACGATTTCTCTTAATATTCGGGGTATTGGACAAACGGGTAAAATAAGCTGGCTTAAACGTATTTGCTATAAAGAAAAACCATCAATTCTAGGCCTCCAGGAAACCAAATGCGGCCAAACACGTGACAACACCATTGAATCTTTCTGGGGTAATTCTGATTTTAAATTCGTCCAAAAGGATTCGGATGGTGCTTCCGGAGGTATCCTAACTATTTGGGATACTAATATCTTTTCGTTCAACTATGCTATTGAGGGTGAATTCTTTCTTGCAATTTGTGGCACGTGGGCGGGTCATGACTCTGAAATTGCCTTCATTAATGTTTATGGCCCCCATTCCCATTCAAAAAAACTTAGACTTTGGAGCGAACTCTCATCCCTTACTAACTCCCTTAATATCCCACACATTGTTTTTGGTGACTTCAACGAAGTAAGAAACAAAACAGAACGCATGAACACAGAGTATAATCTAAATTGGGCAGATAATTTTAATAACTTTATAAATAACTCTGGATTAATTGATCTTCCTTTAGGCGGTAAAAGGTTCACAAGGATTTGTGAAAAAACAATGAAGTTTAGTAAACTTGACCGATTCCTCATTTCCGATGGCATCTTCACTATCTGGCCCAACACATCCTCCAAAACTCTAGATCGGGACCTTTCTGACCACTGTCCCATTATCCTAAGAAATAACCTCCTCGATTCTGGCCCTAAGCCAATACGTGTCTTTGACACATGGCTAGATCTAAAAGATGCCGACACCATCATAGAAAAGGCTTGGTTGATCCCAATTAGTGGGAATAGGCCTGACTGCATTTTCCGTAACAAACTAAAAAACGTTAAATTAGAACTTAAAAAACATAGTAATCAACTTGATAACTTAGACTCCCAAATACGTGATCATCTTACTGAAT GTAGCTACTATAAAATTCTCACCAAAATACTCTCCAATCGCCTTGCCATGGTCATTCATAAAATCATTGGTAGTGAACAAACAGCTTTCCTCAAAGGTCGAAATATCCTAGATAGTGTCCTAATTGCAAACGAAATAATTGatgaattaaaacgtaaaaaacaaaaaGGTTTAATCTTTAAAGTTGACTTCGAAAAGGCATTTGACTGCATTGAGTGGGACTTTCTATTTAAAACCATGCACTTCATGGGTTTTGGTCCAAAATGGATTGGTTTCATTCGGGCATGCCTTTGGTCATCATCTATTTCTGTACTAATCAATGGCTCTCCCACCAAAGAATTTTCCCCTGAAAGGGGAATTCGACAAGGTGACCCCATTTCGCCATTCCTGTTCATCATTGTTGCTGAAGGTCTTAACATACTTGTCAAAAGAGCATTAGCCAATGGTCATTTGCAAGGATTAAAGATCGGACATGACAATCTCAATATTACACACCTCCAATATGCTGATGATACAATCTTCTTCGGCGAATGGAATAAAAGAAACGCCAAATATATCTCCAAACTACTAAAATGTTTTGAAAATATTTCAGGCCTCAAAGTTAACTTCCGTAAAAGCAAACTTTACGGTATAGGTACATCTACGACCGAAACCGAACAAATGGCTTGCTACATGAACTGCTCTGCGGGTCATACCCCGTTCTCCTATCTTGGACTTCCTATTGGTGTACCCACATCTCACGCCTCCTCGTGGCAGCCGATCGTTGAGAAATTCGACAAAAGGCTTTCAGATTGGGCTGCTAAATCTATTTCTTTCGGAGGTCGACTTACGACCATCAAATCAATTCTTAGTAGTATCCCATTATACTACTTCTCCTTATTTCATGCACCATCCGCTATCCTTAAGATACTTGAATCTAAAAGACGGAAATTCTTCTGGGGAGGATCTTCaaacgataataaaattaattggatCAAATGGGACCAAATAATTTTGCCATACGATTGTGGGGGTTTAAACGTGGGGTCCCTCTTTGCTAAAAACATATCATTACTTT gtcgcaccatttggaaagagattattaaagctGGAAAAGTTGCTGACAATATAGGCACAACCTTCACATCCTCGATTTCAAAGCGCATAGGAAATGGCACATCAATAAGCTTCTGGCATGATATATGGATCGGATCTGAGTGCTTAAAAGATACATTTCATAGACTATTCATGTTGGAATCCCGCAAAGAAGCAACTGTTGCTGATAGAATAATGAACGTTAACTCTACCTCGATCGGTAATTGGGATTGGTCCCGCCCTCCTAGTGGTCGTGCAAAGGATTATCTCACGGAGCTCAACAACCTAATAACATCTGTTATTATTTCAGATCGCCCCGACTCATGGAAATGTTCCCTTGACACATCCGGCATCTACACTTCAGCAGCACTGTCAAATCTGATCAATAAGCTTAAATACGGCACAAACTCTAGAAACCTTTCACTACCTCAAAACAAATTCGTTCCACAAAAGATATTCATTTTCTCATGGAGGGCCGTTCAACAAAAAATCCCGGTTAGAAGCGAACTCGATAAAAAAGGAATTGACCTTCACACCATCTTATGTCCCTTATGTGAGCACCAAATTGAAACCATTGATCACGCGTTGTTAAATTGTCAAAAAGTATCTTCAATATGGATACAATTTCTCGATTGGTGGAATCAAAACAACATAAGAATCTCTAACATCAATGATGCCATCATCTCGGATCAAGGCATATCAAATAATTCCATTGGTTCTTCAATATGGCAAGCTGCTAAATGGATTGCGTGCTACATTATTTGGAAACATAGGAACTTAAAGATTTTTTCCGGAAAAATATGGAACCCCGCTGTGATAATCTCCGAGATCCAATCTCAAAGCTTTAGCTGGATCTCAAATCGTTCACGGAAGAAAACACCTATCGATTGGCATCAATGGCTACTCAACCCGTCATTTTACGTGTCACCTCCTTCAAACCGCATAGGCGTCGGTTAA